A region of Paraburkholderia sp. BL23I1N1 DNA encodes the following proteins:
- a CDS encoding DUF1254 domain-containing protein has product MASPDASLVAIRGGLREAGAVGSTVGVFESLMDSKSLFLTANTETVYFWNWMDLKDGPVVVETPPNILGVVDDFWFRYVTDLCNAGPDKGKGGKFLFVPPGYKGELPKSGYYIVKSPTFGNLLFGRAFMKNGDPGPGVASLKAHLRVYPLSQASAPGPTRFVNLSGRVMNTVHANNIKFYDEVNQIIQEEPAGAYGPDMTGLFASIGMEKGKPFAPDARMTKLLTDAVAVGNATARAIDFSSRDKAVLIYPDRHWNTPFVGGSYEWLNNGARNFDARTMFFYTATVDTPAMAVAMPGIGSQYAAANFDAAGKPFDGGKDYTLHVSPNVPVKDFWSVVLYDTQTRSMLQADQQFPSLSSEKGLLKNPDGSVDLYFGPKVPVGKENNWIQTIPGKSWLTIFRLYGPLAPWFDKSWKLNDITESSY; this is encoded by the coding sequence ATGGCATCCCCGGATGCGTCGCTTGTCGCGATTCGAGGCGGGCTGAGAGAAGCCGGCGCGGTTGGCAGCACCGTTGGCGTGTTCGAGTCCCTGATGGATTCGAAGTCCTTATTTCTGACAGCCAACACCGAAACGGTGTACTTCTGGAACTGGATGGATTTGAAAGACGGCCCCGTTGTAGTCGAAACGCCACCCAACATACTCGGTGTTGTCGACGACTTCTGGTTCCGCTATGTCACTGACCTGTGCAACGCAGGCCCGGATAAAGGAAAAGGTGGCAAATTTCTGTTCGTGCCGCCCGGCTATAAAGGTGAATTGCCAAAGAGTGGCTACTACATCGTCAAGTCGCCCACATTCGGCAACCTATTATTCGGCCGGGCGTTCATGAAGAATGGCGACCCAGGTCCCGGCGTGGCCAGCCTGAAGGCACATCTGCGCGTCTATCCACTGTCTCAGGCGAGCGCGCCTGGGCCGACCCGATTCGTCAATCTTTCCGGCCGCGTGATGAACACGGTCCACGCCAATAACATCAAGTTCTATGACGAGGTGAACCAGATCATTCAGGAGGAGCCGGCAGGCGCGTATGGTCCGGATATGACGGGGCTCTTCGCATCAATCGGTATGGAAAAAGGCAAGCCTTTTGCCCCGGACGCGAGAATGACAAAGTTACTCACCGATGCTGTCGCGGTGGGCAATGCGACAGCACGCGCGATCGACTTTTCCAGTCGCGACAAAGCGGTGCTTATCTATCCAGATCGCCATTGGAATACGCCGTTTGTCGGCGGAAGCTATGAATGGTTGAACAACGGCGCGCGCAACTTTGACGCGCGGACGATGTTCTTCTATACGGCGACGGTCGATACGCCTGCGATGGCCGTCGCCATGCCGGGTATAGGCTCGCAGTATGCCGCGGCCAATTTCGACGCGGCCGGCAAACCGTTTGACGGTGGTAAGGACTACACCCTTCATGTGTCTCCCAACGTGCCGGTCAAGGACTTCTGGTCCGTCGTGCTCTATGACACCCAGACGCGTTCCATGCTGCAAGCAGATCAGCAGTTTCCAAGCTTATCCAGCGAAAAAGGGCTCCTGAAAAATCCGGACGGTTCCGTGGACCTGTATTTCGGTCCGAAAGTGCCAGTCGGCAAAGAAAACAACTGGATTCAAACCATTCCAGGAAAAAGTTGGCTAACGATTTTCCGGCTTTATGGTCCGCTTGCTCCGTGGTTCGACAAGAGCTGGAAGCTCAACGACATCACCGAGTCTTCGTATTGA
- a CDS encoding IS630 family transposase has product MKASTLAKLQQAALDGACQLFYFDQSGFSASPPVQRGWSPIGEPHRVFPQPHCKRSVLGALDFGANLLTYHTSKTTIKRPDVVQFLEQIARKSTPGLTTVVVLDNASIHHNIDQETIDRWFLEHRMVLFYLPPYSPELNLIEILWKHAKYHWRGFVTWTKETIDAEVKKLLDGFGSDFQIRFS; this is encoded by the coding sequence GTGAAGGCCTCCACCCTCGCGAAGCTACAGCAGGCCGCACTCGACGGTGCGTGCCAGCTGTTCTACTTCGATCAATCGGGGTTCAGTGCTTCGCCCCCGGTGCAGCGCGGCTGGTCGCCCATCGGCGAACCGCATCGTGTGTTCCCGCAACCGCACTGCAAACGCTCCGTCCTTGGTGCACTGGATTTCGGCGCCAACCTGCTGACGTATCACACCAGCAAGACCACGATCAAACGCCCCGATGTCGTGCAATTCCTTGAGCAGATCGCGCGGAAAAGCACGCCCGGTCTGACGACCGTAGTGGTGCTCGACAACGCCTCGATCCATCACAACATCGATCAGGAAACAATCGACCGATGGTTTCTCGAACATCGCATGGTGCTGTTCTATCTGCCGCCCTACAGCCCCGAACTGAATCTCATCGAAATCCTCTGGAAGCACGCCAAGTATCACTGGCGCGGCTTCGTCACCTGGACCAAGGAAACCATCGATGCCGAGGTCAAAAAACTGCTCGACGGATTCGGCTCAGATTTTCAAATCAGATTTTCGTGA
- a CDS encoding DEAD/DEAH box helicase has product MSFASLGLIDPLLRNVQDLNYQTPTPVQVKAIPAVLSGKDVLAAAQTGTGKTAGFALPLLQRLVQHGPAVSSNRARVLVLVPTRELAEQVLQSFIEYGKGLDLRFLAAYGGVSINPQMMKLRKGVDVLVATPGRLLDLNRQNAVQFDEVQTLVLDEADRMLDLGFERELNTVFAALPAQRQTLLFSATFTDDIRVMAAGILHGPVNISVSPPNATASKIKQWVVPVDKKNKPDLFMHLVAENHWEHALVFVKTRNGVDYLAAMLDEAGYSVDTIHGDKPQPARLRALERFKTGEVLMLVATDVAARGLDIDDLPLVINVDLPIVAQDYVHRIGRTGRAGASGVAVSLVCADEAPQLAAIEALIRQTLPREEEPGFEAEHRVPQTSATGEIIKKLKKPKKPKVPQAAPGAMQVLGNKPRPQSGENKRKPAAQRAVAAGKGTSLSSGSPFSVQKPRSKLASKSAAGARKPDGKPAGGRGKRQP; this is encoded by the coding sequence ATGTCTTTTGCCTCGCTTGGCCTGATCGATCCCTTGCTGCGTAATGTGCAGGACCTCAATTACCAGACACCTACGCCGGTGCAGGTCAAGGCGATTCCTGCTGTGCTTAGTGGCAAGGACGTCTTGGCTGCGGCACAGACCGGCACTGGCAAAACGGCAGGTTTTGCGCTGCCGCTGTTGCAACGCCTGGTGCAACACGGCCCGGCGGTGTCCAGCAACCGCGCGCGTGTTCTGGTGCTGGTGCCTACGCGTGAACTGGCCGAACAAGTGCTGCAAAGCTTTATCGAATACGGCAAAGGCCTCGACTTACGATTTCTGGCTGCCTACGGCGGTGTGAGTATCAACCCGCAGATGATGAAGTTGCGCAAAGGCGTGGATGTGCTCGTTGCCACGCCGGGCCGTTTGCTGGATCTCAATCGCCAGAACGCAGTGCAGTTTGATGAAGTACAAACGCTGGTGTTGGATGAAGCCGACCGCATGCTGGATCTGGGGTTTGAGCGCGAACTCAACACCGTCTTTGCTGCCTTGCCCGCTCAACGCCAGACCCTGCTGTTCTCCGCCACGTTTACCGATGATATCCGCGTCATGGCGGCGGGCATTCTGCACGGCCCGGTCAATATCAGCGTCAGCCCGCCCAATGCCACGGCCAGCAAGATCAAGCAGTGGGTGGTGCCGGTGGATAAAAAGAACAAGCCTGACCTCTTCATGCATCTTGTGGCTGAGAACCACTGGGAGCACGCGCTGGTGTTCGTCAAAACTCGCAATGGCGTGGATTACCTGGCGGCCATGCTGGATGAAGCGGGCTATTCGGTCGACACCATCCACGGCGACAAACCGCAACCCGCGCGCCTGCGTGCGCTGGAGCGCTTCAAGACGGGCGAAGTACTGATGCTGGTAGCCACCGATGTGGCTGCGCGCGGGCTGGATATCGACGACCTGCCGCTGGTGATCAACGTTGATCTGCCGATCGTGGCGCAAGACTATGTGCACCGTATTGGCCGTACCGGCCGCGCGGGCGCCAGCGGCGTGGCGGTGTCCCTGGTGTGTGCCGATGAAGCGCCGCAACTGGCCGCGATTGAAGCGCTGATCCGGCAAACGCTGCCCCGTGAAGAAGAGCCGGGTTTTGAAGCCGAACACCGCGTGCCGCAAACTAGCGCGACGGGCGAGATCATCAAAAAGCTCAAAAAGCCTAAGAAGCCGAAAGTGCCGCAAGCCGCGCCGGGCGCCATGCAGGTGCTCGGCAATAAACCGCGCCCGCAAAGCGGCGAAAACAAACGCAAGCCTGCGGCGCAGCGCGCTGTGGCCGCGGGCAAAGGCACAAGCTTGTCCAGCGGTAGCCCATTCAGCGTGCAAAAGCCACGCAGCAAACTCGCCAGCAAGTCAGCTGCGGGGGCACGTAAGCCGGATGGCAAACCCGCTGGTGGCCGCGGCAAACGCCAACCCTGA
- a CDS encoding MarR family winged helix-turn-helix transcriptional regulator, giving the protein MKTTNQAPAAVAPLSDYLCFAIYSANLAFGKAYKPMLEELGLTYTQYITIVALWEEDNQTVSGLGEKLFLESNTLTPMLKKLEVMGYLERQRNPEDERQVRVSLTKNGRRLREKALPMSLSGATGLTPDEFVKVQKAIVALRNNLIKSVQAGE; this is encoded by the coding sequence ATGAAAACGACGAACCAAGCGCCCGCTGCAGTCGCGCCGCTCTCGGACTACCTTTGCTTTGCGATCTACTCCGCGAACCTGGCATTCGGCAAGGCATACAAGCCGATGCTCGAGGAGCTTGGACTCACTTACACGCAATACATCACGATCGTTGCGCTTTGGGAGGAAGACAACCAGACCGTCAGCGGTCTGGGCGAGAAGCTGTTTCTTGAATCCAACACGCTCACGCCGATGCTGAAGAAGCTCGAGGTGATGGGTTATCTGGAGAGGCAGCGCAATCCCGAAGACGAGCGTCAGGTGCGAGTCAGTCTCACGAAAAACGGTCGACGGCTGCGCGAAAAAGCCCTGCCTATGAGTCTCTCTGGGGCGACTGGGCTCACGCCAGACGAGTTCGTCAAAGTGCAGAAGGCGATCGTGGCGCTGAGGAACAATCTGATCAAGTCAGTCCAGGCCGGCGAATAA
- a CDS encoding helix-turn-helix domain-containing protein — MKCVVELSEAEEKTLQQMSLNHQHRDMRIRAAGVMMLGRKIKLTEVAAQLSVSGQSVYNWARAWRESGICGLLVGHKGGRPRSLSEAMIATAIEAASVELMTLRQIAQRVEEAHGVQFPCRLDTLSTALKRAGFSYKRGRYSLKKSVAPRSSP; from the coding sequence ATGAAGTGTGTTGTAGAGCTGAGCGAAGCCGAGGAAAAGACCTTGCAACAGATGTCGTTGAACCACCAGCATCGCGACATGCGCATCCGGGCCGCGGGCGTGATGATGCTCGGCCGCAAGATCAAACTGACTGAAGTGGCTGCGCAGCTCAGCGTGAGCGGGCAGTCGGTCTACAACTGGGCGCGCGCGTGGCGGGAATCCGGCATATGTGGGCTGCTGGTCGGTCATAAAGGCGGACGTCCCCGTTCGTTGTCTGAAGCCATGATCGCCACCGCCATCGAGGCGGCCAGCGTCGAATTGATGACGCTCAGACAGATTGCGCAGCGCGTTGAAGAAGCTCATGGTGTGCAGTTTCCCTGCCGCCTGGATACCTTGTCGACTGCGCTCAAACGAGCGGGGTTTTCCTACAAGCGTGGTCGCTATTCGCTCAAAAAAAGCGTAGCCCCGAGGAGTTCGCCGTGA
- a CDS encoding TetR/AcrR family transcriptional regulator: MPRSKNCSTDSAQIFKSDFREHLVEIRVEYAIGKLPGVRVTGSWYDRISTNVPNAPPPNYQQPMTTEQNARVQRVHPESGPKARLVQEAILLFARHGIEGVSIRTLNKAAGITSQNAVYHYFGDMWGLVEAAIKLSINQYLDGVSGLLDAAENDAEMSGPLPLSTVVEAIVRPVVHIASSPEGMASLQFLARMIGGSGPRGKEVIAREWRNVAERVNDLVFRAVPENGREAAGAKALFAFNTALNVVVDVGLEAYWPLETRSNDRLDRYLLDYIEGGIRFSS, encoded by the coding sequence ATGCCGAGGTCAAAAAACTGCTCGACGGATTCGGCTCAGATTTTCAAATCAGATTTTCGTGAACACTTAGTTGAAATCCGGGTTGAATACGCCATCGGGAAACTACCTGGCGTCAGAGTGACGGGTTCTTGGTACGATCGTATTAGTACAAACGTACCAAATGCGCCTCCACCCAACTACCAACAGCCAATGACGACGGAACAAAACGCACGCGTGCAGCGCGTTCACCCTGAATCCGGGCCTAAAGCCCGCCTGGTGCAGGAGGCGATTCTCCTGTTTGCCCGTCATGGCATCGAAGGGGTGTCGATTCGGACGCTCAATAAGGCCGCTGGAATCACGAGTCAGAACGCCGTGTATCACTATTTCGGCGATATGTGGGGGCTTGTCGAAGCCGCCATCAAGCTTTCTATCAATCAGTACCTTGACGGCGTAAGCGGTCTGCTGGATGCCGCCGAAAACGACGCTGAGATGAGCGGACCACTCCCGCTGTCAACCGTGGTGGAGGCGATCGTGCGTCCCGTCGTTCACATCGCGAGTTCGCCCGAAGGCATGGCCAGTCTGCAGTTTCTCGCGCGGATGATCGGTGGATCCGGCCCGCGAGGAAAGGAAGTCATCGCGCGTGAGTGGCGCAACGTGGCGGAGCGGGTGAACGATCTGGTGTTTCGGGCAGTGCCCGAAAACGGCCGCGAAGCGGCCGGTGCCAAGGCGCTGTTTGCATTCAACACCGCGTTAAATGTAGTGGTTGACGTCGGACTCGAAGCTTACTGGCCGCTGGAAACCAGAAGTAACGACCGGCTGGACCGGTATCTGCTCGACTACATCGAGGGCGGCATCCGTTTTAGTAGCTAA
- a CDS encoding MFS transporter codes for MFRGIHSRINAIAPSLASLLLSDLLTILADMVGYITLPWWIVHQGGAHDLAIYSVSIAITTIFAMPLLSPLGDRYAKRPQIVWGVCALMVVAFTLATLASLSDYRLMLIICIGVVTVMAKAFIDPASSTISAELVPANRLAEALRLRKSTQALGRALGPALAGATLALGGIAATFWMNGVLLGVAAYVTLQLPSQSRHREHQRGLTRWWEDLRAGLHAKWIVPLERGWTLVNFLVWIFQGPAVGMLIPLKVQSLGLSGLWLGGCEAALSIGLLLGSFRGSDALVSRFGRFNVRVGAAMCEGLALAASGWAHSPIVLVLALTCVGFANASMGLVGATHRSLAIPQNFRVRILAASMMTTQIAGIVGPMIAGAALTHWAVSKVYTGFGLATCLLAFGFVLIPRSREFFALNHDEVKDWFRHEHPDAFKAPTVPESRQIT; via the coding sequence GTGTTTCGGGGAATCCACTCTCGCATAAACGCAATCGCCCCCTCTCTTGCCAGTCTGCTTCTCAGCGATCTTCTGACGATCCTGGCAGACATGGTTGGCTATATCACGCTCCCTTGGTGGATTGTTCATCAGGGCGGCGCGCATGACCTTGCGATCTACAGCGTAAGCATTGCCATCACCACGATTTTTGCAATGCCGCTGCTGTCGCCGCTAGGGGATCGATACGCGAAGAGACCGCAGATTGTATGGGGTGTCTGCGCGTTAATGGTCGTCGCCTTTACCCTCGCTACGCTCGCCTCGCTGTCCGACTACCGACTGATGCTCATCATCTGCATAGGCGTCGTCACCGTTATGGCGAAAGCGTTCATCGATCCGGCCAGCTCCACCATTTCGGCTGAACTTGTTCCGGCGAATCGTTTGGCAGAAGCGCTTCGTCTTCGTAAATCGACGCAAGCGCTTGGCCGTGCCTTAGGACCTGCCTTGGCTGGCGCGACACTGGCCTTGGGCGGTATCGCTGCAACATTCTGGATGAACGGTGTTCTGCTTGGCGTCGCTGCCTACGTGACTTTGCAGCTTCCATCCCAGTCTCGGCACCGTGAACACCAGCGCGGTTTAACCCGTTGGTGGGAAGATCTGCGCGCCGGACTGCATGCCAAATGGATCGTTCCACTGGAGCGCGGCTGGACACTTGTCAACTTCCTCGTCTGGATATTTCAGGGCCCTGCAGTCGGCATGCTGATCCCGCTCAAAGTTCAATCACTCGGGCTGTCGGGTCTCTGGCTAGGTGGTTGCGAAGCGGCCTTATCCATAGGTTTGCTACTCGGCAGCTTTCGTGGTTCTGACGCCCTCGTCAGTCGGTTCGGCCGGTTCAATGTCCGCGTAGGGGCCGCTATGTGCGAAGGGCTGGCGCTTGCTGCTTCGGGCTGGGCCCATTCACCCATCGTTCTCGTATTGGCGCTGACATGTGTGGGTTTCGCCAATGCGTCGATGGGACTCGTTGGCGCGACTCATCGTTCACTGGCTATCCCGCAGAATTTTCGCGTGCGCATTCTCGCTGCCAGCATGATGACCACGCAGATTGCCGGCATTGTTGGACCGATGATCGCTGGCGCGGCGCTCACGCATTGGGCGGTGAGCAAGGTCTATACAGGCTTCGGCCTTGCCACCTGTCTGCTCGCTTTCGGTTTCGTCCTGATACCGCGATCGCGCGAATTCTTTGCGCTCAATCACGACGAGGTGAAAGATTGGTTTCGTCACGAACATCCCGATGCATTCAAAGCACCTACAGTGCCCGAATCGAGACAAATTACGTAG
- a CDS encoding GNAT family N-acetyltransferase, translated as MSNAGPETGWRFAVRWQAAAQLRHTSTQISKIELLKPTTALLPSYVAALEAGWSPDNVRKEAAAREQLHAIEMNADAFVDGLDDPTASGGPIPLPDGSTVARLPGIVRWIWDGDMCGAIGFRWQAGTAELPPYVLGHIGFSIVPWKRGNGYARQALNLMLGEARRQGLAYVELTTDPDNIASQKVIAACDGVLVERFRKTAAYGFAEALRYRIELED; from the coding sequence ATGAGTAACGCCGGCCCTGAAACAGGCTGGCGGTTTGCGGTCCGCTGGCAGGCAGCGGCGCAGCTTCGACACACGTCGACTCAAATAAGCAAAATTGAACTGTTGAAACCGACGACCGCATTGCTGCCGAGCTACGTTGCGGCGCTGGAGGCGGGGTGGTCACCTGACAATGTTCGCAAGGAGGCAGCCGCGCGCGAACAATTGCACGCCATCGAAATGAACGCGGATGCGTTTGTCGATGGCCTTGATGATCCGACCGCGTCGGGTGGACCGATTCCTTTGCCCGATGGCTCGACCGTGGCTCGCCTGCCAGGCATCGTTCGATGGATTTGGGACGGCGACATGTGCGGCGCGATCGGATTTCGTTGGCAAGCTGGAACTGCGGAATTGCCACCGTATGTGCTCGGCCATATCGGCTTTTCAATCGTGCCGTGGAAGCGAGGCAACGGTTACGCCAGGCAGGCGCTCAATTTAATGCTGGGCGAAGCGAGGCGACAAGGCCTGGCCTACGTGGAGCTCACCACGGATCCTGACAACATAGCCTCTCAGAAGGTCATCGCAGCTTGCGACGGTGTTCTGGTCGAGCGTTTCAGAAAGACCGCGGCGTATGGATTCGCCGAGGCTCTGCGATACCGTATTGAGCTGGAAGACTGA
- a CDS encoding DUF1254 domain-containing protein, translated as MKKTALISTCVTGIALAAIGTAQSQTVAEPSAGATVPVTVDNFVRAETDMYVVALAKQGGLGKLLHRREPASIDHQAVIRLNRDTLYSSGVFDLDAGPVTIKMPDPGKRFMAMQVINEDHYTPNVFYGGGTHTLTRENVGTRYVVVAIRTLVDPNSPDDIKQVHNLQDAITVSQKSPGELDMPNWDAVSQRKIRDPLLVLASTIPDFKREFGTKEEVDPVRHLIGTAAGWGGNPDKDATYLSFTPAKSDAKTVYRLSVKDVPVDAFWSVSVYNAQGYFEKNPLNAYSINNTTAKKGSDGAITMQFGGCNGQVPNCLPVVAGWNYTVRLYRPRAEILSGAWTFPVPQPVN; from the coding sequence ATGAAGAAAACTGCACTGATCAGCACTTGTGTCACGGGCATTGCTCTCGCCGCCATTGGCACCGCTCAATCGCAAACCGTCGCGGAGCCGTCGGCGGGCGCGACGGTTCCCGTGACGGTCGATAATTTTGTTCGCGCGGAAACAGACATGTATGTCGTTGCGTTGGCAAAACAAGGGGGGCTGGGGAAACTGCTTCATCGCCGGGAGCCCGCGTCGATCGATCATCAGGCCGTCATCCGCCTGAATCGGGACACGCTCTATTCATCGGGTGTCTTCGATCTCGACGCCGGGCCGGTGACGATCAAGATGCCTGATCCGGGCAAGCGTTTCATGGCGATGCAGGTTATCAATGAGGATCACTACACGCCGAACGTATTCTACGGTGGGGGTACACATACCCTGACGCGAGAGAATGTCGGGACGCGTTACGTCGTCGTCGCGATACGAACGCTGGTCGATCCGAATAGCCCGGACGACATCAAGCAGGTCCACAACCTGCAGGACGCGATTACCGTCAGTCAGAAGTCACCGGGTGAGCTCGACATGCCCAACTGGGATGCCGTGAGTCAGAGGAAGATTCGCGATCCGCTGTTGGTTCTCGCTTCCACGATTCCCGATTTCAAGCGAGAGTTCGGCACCAAAGAGGAGGTCGACCCGGTACGACACCTGATCGGCACCGCGGCAGGATGGGGCGGCAACCCCGACAAGGACGCAACCTATCTCAGCTTCACGCCGGCGAAGAGCGACGCAAAGACTGTCTATCGACTTTCAGTCAAGGACGTTCCCGTGGATGCCTTCTGGTCAGTGAGCGTGTACAACGCCCAAGGGTACTTTGAGAAGAACCCGTTGAACGCGTACTCGATCAATAACACCACTGCGAAGAAAGGGAGCGACGGTGCAATTACTATGCAGTTCGGTGGTTGCAATGGACAGGTGCCCAATTGTCTGCCCGTCGTCGCCGGCTGGAATTACACCGTGCGGCTGTACCGCCCGCGCGCCGAAATCCTCAGCGGCGCGTGGACGTTTCCAGTCCCTCAGCCAGTCAACTGA